A genomic window from Helicobacter pylori includes:
- the lpoB gene encoding penicillin-binding protein activator LpoB — MVLKTKLKIISSVILSALLWVGCSSEMATYQNVNDATKNTTASINSTDLLLTANAMLDSMFSDPNFEQLKGKHLIEVSDVINDTTQPNLDMNLLTTEIARQLRLRSNGRFNITRASGGSGIAADSRMVKQREKERESEEYNQDTTVEKGTLKAADLSLSGKVSSIAASISSSRQRLDYDFTLSLTNRKTGEEVWSDVKPIVKNASNKRMF; from the coding sequence ATGGTATTGAAAACAAAATTAAAAATTATAAGCTCGGTGATTTTGAGTGCTTTATTGTGGGTGGGTTGCTCGAGCGAAATGGCAACTTATCAAAATGTGAATGATGCCACTAAAAATACAACTGCAAGCATTAATAGCACGGATTTATTGCTAACCGCTAATGCGATGCTAGATTCCATGTTTAGCGACCCTAATTTTGAGCAACTCAAGGGCAAGCATTTGATTGAAGTTTCAGATGTGATTAACGACACCACTCAACCCAATTTGGACATGAATCTTCTCACGACTGAAATCGCACGGCAATTGCGGTTGCGATCTAATGGGAGGTTCAATATCACAAGGGCGAGTGGAGGCAGTGGCATTGCAGCGGATAGCCGAATGGTGAAACAGCGCGAAAAAGAAAGAGAAAGCGAAGAGTATAATCAAGATACCACTGTAGAAAAAGGCACTTTAAAAGCCGCTGATTTATCTTTAAGTGGTAAAGTATCCAGTATCGCAGCCTCTATTAGTAGTTCTAGGCAACGCTTAGACTATGACTTCACCCTAAGCCTTACCAACAGGAAAACGGGTGAAGAGGTATGGAGCGATGTTAAGCCTATTGTGAAAAATGCTAGCAATAAGCGTATGTTTTGA
- a CDS encoding LPP20 family lipoprotein: MKKIILACLVTFLSANLSAEPKWYSKAYNKTNTQKGYLYGSGSATSKEASKQKALADLVASISVVVNSQIHIQKSRVDNKLKSSDSQTINLKTDDLELDNVEIVNQEAQKGIYYTRVRINQNLFLQGLSDKYNALYGQFATLMPKTCKGVFLQQSKSMGDLLAKAMPMERILKAYSIPVRSLESYEKIYYQNAFKPKVQIVFNDNSDTEIKDALLGAYARVLTPSDEEKLYQIKNEVFTENNNGTTRIRVVVSASDCQGTPVLNRSLEVDEKNKNFAITRLQSLLYKELKNYANKEGQGNTGL, from the coding sequence ATGAAAAAGATTATTCTTGCATGCCTAGTGACTTTTTTAAGCGCAAATTTAAGTGCAGAGCCTAAGTGGTATAGCAAGGCTTATAACAAAACAAATACTCAAAAAGGCTATCTTTATGGGAGTGGTTCAGCCACCTCTAAAGAAGCTTCTAAGCAAAAAGCGTTGGCGGATTTGGTGGCGTCTATTAGCGTGGTGGTCAATTCACAAATCCATATTCAAAAAAGTCGTGTGGATAACAAGTTAAAATCCAGCGATTCACAAACGATTAACTTAAAAACCGATGACTTGGAATTGGATAATGTAGAAATTGTCAATCAAGAAGCGCAAAAAGGGATCTACTACACTAGAGTAAGGATTAATCAAAACTTGTTTTTGCAAGGCTTGAGCGATAAATATAACGCTCTTTATGGGCAATTCGCCACCTTGATGCCTAAAACTTGCAAAGGGGTTTTTTTACAACAATCCAAGAGCATGGGGGATTTACTAGCCAAAGCGATGCCTATGGAAAGGATTTTAAAAGCGTATTCTATTCCTGTGAGATCGCTAGAATCTTATGAAAAAATATATTACCAAAACGCTTTCAAACCTAAAGTGCAAATTGTTTTTAATGACAATAGCGATACAGAAATTAAAGACGCTCTCTTAGGCGCTTACGCTAGAGTATTGACCCCTAGCGATGAAGAAAAACTCTATCAAATCAAAAATGAAGTTTTCACAGAAAACAACAATGGCACCACACGCATTAGAGTGGTTGTTAGTGCAAGCGATTGTCAAGGCACGCCTGTATTGAATAGAAGCCTTGAAGTGGATGAAAAAAATAAGAATTTTGCTATTACGCGCTTGCAATCTTTGCTTTATAAAGAATTGAAAAATTACGCTAACAAGGAAGGGCAAGGCAATACAGGGCTATAA
- a CDS encoding LPP20 family lipoprotein has translation MKSQVKKILGMSVIATMVIVGCSHAPKSGISKSNKAYKEATKGAPDWVVGDLEKVAKYEKYSGVFLGRAEDLITNNDVDYSTNQATAKARANLAANLKSTLQKDLENEKTRTVDASGKRSITGTDTEKISQLVDKELIASKMLARYVGKDRVFVLVGLDKQIVDKVREELGMVKK, from the coding sequence ATGAAAAGTCAAGTTAAAAAAATTTTAGGAATGAGCGTGATAGCAACGATGGTGATCGTAGGTTGTAGCCATGCCCCAAAATCAGGAATCAGTAAAAGCAATAAGGCTTACAAAGAAGCGACTAAAGGCGCTCCTGATTGGGTTGTAGGGGATTTAGAAAAAGTGGCGAAGTATGAAAAATATTCAGGCGTGTTTTTAGGAAGGGCTGAAGATTTGATCACTAATAATGATGTGGATTATTCCACTAACCAAGCTACAGCGAAAGCTAGGGCTAATTTAGCGGCGAATTTAAAATCCACTTTACAAAAAGATTTGGAAAATGAAAAAACTAGGACTGTAGACGCTTCTGGTAAAAGGTCCATAACCGGCACTGACACGGAAAAAATTTCTCAATTAGTGGATAAAGAGTTGATCGCTTCTAAAATGCTTGCCCGTTATGTCGGTAAAGACAGGGTTTTTGTTTTAGTCGGTTTGGATAAGCAAATTGTGGATAAGGTACGCGAAGAACTAGGCATGGTTAAAAAGTAG
- a CDS encoding thioredoxin family protein: MLEVINGKNYAEKIAHQAVVVNIGASWCPDCRKIEPIMDNLAKTYKGKVHFFKVSFDESQDLKESLGIRRIPTLIFYKNAKEVGERLVEPGSQKPIEDAIKALL; the protein is encoded by the coding sequence ATGTTAGAAGTGATTAACGGAAAAAATTATGCAGAAAAAATCGCTCACCAAGCGGTGGTGGTGAATATTGGGGCGAGTTGGTGTCCGGATTGCAGAAAAATTGAGCCGATTATGGACAATTTAGCCAAAACTTACAAAGGCAAGGTGCATTTTTTTAAGGTTTCTTTTGATGAGAGCCAGGATTTAAAAGAAAGTTTAGGCATCCGCAGAATCCCCACTTTGATTTTTTACAAAAACGCCAAAGAAGTGGGTGAAAGGCTTGTAGAGCCCGGCTCTCAAAAACCGATTGAAGACGCTATAAAAGCGTTATTGTAA